The proteins below come from a single Aegilops tauschii subsp. strangulata cultivar AL8/78 chromosome 6, Aet v6.0, whole genome shotgun sequence genomic window:
- the LOC141025986 gene encoding uncharacterized protein, with translation MIHVTKRRSKHALRDTRAVELVTPKFNPWLACPITFDRRDHLTSIRHEGLAALMLDPIINGYHLTRVLMDGGSSLNLIYQDTVREMRIDPTKISHSNTTFKGVIPGPEAHCTGSLILEVVFGSPDNFRSEKLTFDIAPFRSGYQALLGRAAFARFNAVPHYASLKLKMPGPRGTITISGKSRPRTRLYEYGALLAITT, from the exons atgatccaCGTGACaaagaggagaagcaaacatgcactccgagacacacgcgccgtagagctcgtcacccctaagttcaacccctggttggcctgcccgatcacttttgatcgcagggatcacctgacaagcATCCGGCACGaaggattggctgccttgatgttagacccaataataaacggataccatctcacacgagtccttatggacggcggcagtagtcttaatctgatatatcaggacacagtccgcgaAATGCGGATAGACCCGACAAAAATCAGCCACAGTAAtactaccttcaagggagtaataccaggcccagaggcccactgcacgggctctttaatactagaggttgtattcggttctcccgacaacttccgaagcgaaaagttaaccttcgacatcgctccattccgaagtggctatcaagcactactcggaagagcagcttttgctcgttttaatgcagtaccgcattacgcttctctcaagcttaagatgcccggtccacgtggcaccaTCACAATTAGCGGAAA gtcaagaccgcggacacggctatacGAGTACGGCGCATTACTAGCTATAACAACTTAG